The window AAGATAAGATAAAATGATTAAAATAAATCAGCTCAATAAAGAATTCGAAAGCCGCGTAAGACTGGGAATCATGTCCGTTCTTATGGTCAACGACTGGGTTGATTTTTCTGAAATGAAAAACCTGCTCGAAATTACAGACGGAAATCTGGCCAGCCACAGCAACGCACTGGAAAAAGCAGGATATATAGAAGTGAAAAAAGAATTCGTAGGGAAAAAACCTAAAACCTCTTATCGTGTTACACAAAGTGGAAGACAGGCATTTACCGAACATTTGGATGCGCTGGAAAAATTATTGGGACGTTAGTCCTATATTTTTTTGAAAATTTACTTTGAAATACAAAGTACTTTATAATTTAAAATTGAATAAAATGATGACACAAAAACAAA of the Chryseobacterium aureum genome contains:
- a CDS encoding winged helix-turn-helix domain-containing protein, which produces MIKINQLNKEFESRVRLGIMSVLMVNDWVDFSEMKNLLEITDGNLASHSNALEKAGYIEVKKEFVGKKPKTSYRVTQSGRQAFTEHLDALEKLLGR